The Streptomyces armeniacus genomic interval CACGGGCCGCCCGCACAATCGGGACCATGGACCTTCCGGTGATGCCGCCCGTGAAACCGATGCTTGCGAAGACCGCGGCGAAGATCCCGGCCGGGATGCAGTACGAGGCCAAGTGGGACGGTTTCCGTGCCATCGCCTTCCGGGACGGCGACGAGATCGAGCTCGGCAGCCGTACGGGCAAGCCCCTCACCCGGTACTTCCCCGAGCTGGTCCCCGCGCTGCGCGCGAACGTCCCGCCGCGCTGCGTGCTGGACGGCGAGATCGTGATCGCCCGCGACGGGCTGCTCGACTTCGACGCGCTGCTCGAACGCATCCACCCCGCCGATTCCCGGGTGCGGATGCTCGCGGAGACCACGCCGGCCGCCTTCGTCGCGTTCGACCTGCTGGCGCTGGGCGACGACGACCTCATGGGCCGGTCCACGGCCGAACGCCGGGACGCGCTGGCCGCCGCGCTGCGCGACACCGCCCCGCCCGTCTATCTCGCCCCCGCCACCCGCGACGTCGAGCTGGCGCGGGAGTGGTTCGCGCGGTTCGAGGGCGCAGGGCTGGACGGGGTGATCGCGAAGCCGCTGAACGTGCCGTACCGGCCCGACGAACGGCTGATGGTGAAGGTCAAGCACGAGCGCACCGCCGACTGCGTACTGGCGGGCTACCGGCAGCACAAGAGCGGCCCGGTGGTCGGCTCGCTGCTGCTCGGGCTGTACGACGGGGCGGGGCGGCTGCAGCACGTGGGCGTCTGCGCGTCCTTCCCGATGCGGCGCCGGGAGGAGCTGGTGGCCGAGCTGGAGCCG includes:
- a CDS encoding ATP-dependent DNA ligase — its product is MDLPVMPPVKPMLAKTAAKIPAGMQYEAKWDGFRAIAFRDGDEIELGSRTGKPLTRYFPELVPALRANVPPRCVLDGEIVIARDGLLDFDALLERIHPADSRVRMLAETTPAAFVAFDLLALGDDDLMGRSTAERRDALAAALRDTAPPVYLAPATRDVELAREWFARFEGAGLDGVIAKPLNVPYRPDERLMVKVKHERTADCVLAGYRQHKSGPVVGSLLLGLYDGAGRLQHVGVCASFPMRRREELVAELEPLRMESAEGHPWAAWQDEEAHTRGRMPGAPSRWTGTKDLSWVPLRPERVCEVAYDHMQGDRFRHTTQFRRWRPDRDPASCTYAQLEEPVSYDLREVLAPPDELPE